The nucleotide sequence taGGGAGCTCAGGGAGACAGGCTGTGTTCTAACCCAAACCTTTGCGCCCAACAGTGCCCTGTCCAGACTGGAACACAGGGTCTTATGATATTGGGTAGGGATCACCATGGGGAATGAGGACCCAGATGAGGTCCAAATATCAGGATGGATCCAGGCAATGAGATGGGGCTAGCGCCATGTCAGGTCATGGATCGCAGTGAATCAGACTCCTCTGGGGCTTGAGGATCATGACAGTGTGAGCATTTGTGTGACTtgtcctgggaaaccccacagtCCAGACAAACCGGGATGGTTGGCCCCCCCAGTGAGGAGGGTGCTAGAGTTCAAGGAGAGCGTGACACCTACGTGTCTTGATgacacttttgttgttgttcagtcgctccatcgtgtccgactatttgcagccccacgaactgcagcacaccaggctttcctgtgcttcaccgtctcccggagcttgctcaaactcatatccaccgagtcggtgatgccatccagccgtctcatcctctgatgacgcttaattacacttttttttttggcctcaccgcTTGGatttcgggatcttagttctccaaccagggactaaacctggACCCAGCAGTGAAGGCACctagttctaaccactggacccccagggaattccctaattaCACATAAAGTTCTTGGGGAGGTTTGTGAGTCACAACAAGTTGTCAGGGTCACAACAGGATCTTAAGATTATCACAGCTCTAAGGGTCCTGACACCCCTCTCCCGGGCTGTGCCCCATGAAGTCCCCAAGGCTCATGCTGCCTGTGACAAGATCTCAGGCTGAGGAACGTGATGCTGCCCAAGGACAGCGTCTGAGCAGAGTGCGACCTCCCACGTCGTGATCAGAGGACCCTTCCTGTGGACGTGACATCCCATCCTAGCAGCTCACCAAGGCCCAGCCTCCTGGTGTCCTCACAGGGTGGCGGTGTGGGGGCAGGGTGGTCCTTCACCctttctctctgcccctccccagggagcTCCTGGAAGACCTGGAGGGCAGCAGCAGCGCCGGGGGCATCGCCGAGTGCTTCGTGCAGAGGGTGAGGCGAGGGCCTGGGTaagggggttggggtgggaggggagcaggCCTGGGCTAGGCTTGGAGGGAGGGGTCCTGAGGAGTCAGGCACTGACGTCTCCCTGACCCCCTTGTTGCCCACAGAGTGAGGATTTTGACATCTACACGTTGTACTGCATGAACTACCCGAGGTGAGGGCTGAGAAGCACCTGCTGGGCCCAGGCTGGGCCCCACAAGTTGATGTGCGCTTGCTGAGCTCCCCCTATCCCAACCCAGTCAGGTCCCAACCCGGCCAGACCACGACCATGTCCGCCTTCTCCCTAACCCCAACCAGCCCCTGAGAGTTCCCAAACCCTGGTCACTCCCTGACCCCTCCCAGCCTGGCCCGCTGTAGCTGCCCATCCCCCTGACCTGTGCTGTGTCCCCAGCTCCCTGGCCCTACTCCGGGAGCTGTCACTGTCCCCGCCAGCAGCCATGTGGCTGCAAGAGCGCCAGGCCCAGCTCCATCACTCGCTGCCCCTGCAGAGCTTCCTGCTGAAGCCTGTCCAGCGCATCCTCAAGTACCATCTGCTGCTGCAGGTCAGCTGTGGGCCCCCGgggggctgcctggggagggACGAGGTCCTGTCCATTGGCCACCTGGTGGTGCATCTGGAGTGCGGACCCTGGAAAAGCTGGGCCAGCCAGGACCGGGGAGGCCTCTGGTCCCTAGAAACTGGGCCAGCGCTGGGGCAGTGTCTTGTTAGCAGTAGGGGCTGGCTCCAGCTGACTTCAGTTCCTGTCTTTGCTTGCTTGTCTCTCTCCGTCTCTGGCTCTCCATCTCTGcccctgcctttctctctctctctcacccttcCTCTGTTCGTCTTCCTCTCCCTGGGCACCTGCCTTCCAGGAGCTGGGCAAGCACTGGGCGGAGGGCCCGGATGCCGGGGGCCGCGAGATGGTGGAGGAGGCTATTGTGTCCATGACAGCGGTCGCCTGGTATATCAATGACATGAAACGCAAACAGGAGCATGCTGCGCGCCTCCAGGTGACCCTGGGGGAGGGCTGGGACCCACCATGGGTGGGGGGCAGTATGGACATGAGGGCCTCCGGTCGGGGGTTGGTCAGAGCCTTGGAGGGTGGACTGGGACAGCACGGTCTGCTTGCTAACCACCCTGTCTTGATTTGCGTGCATCGCCCGCCGGTGTGTTCCTGGGGTCCCGGCAGGAGGTGCAGCGGCGGCTGGGCGGCTGGACCGGTCCGGACCTCAGCGCTTTTGGGGAGCTAGTGCTGGAGGGCGCATTCCGAGGTGGTGGAGGGAGCGGCCCCCGACTTCGAGGGGGTGAACGGCTGCTCTTTCTGTTCTCACGGATGCTGCTCGTGGCCAAGCGCCGGGGACCGGAATACACCTACAAGGGCCACATCTTTGTGAGttcagggatgggggcagggccaGAATATTACCTGCCAGATGTATCCTATACAGAGCTGTAGAGCCAAAGACGTGGCTAGGGGCAGGGTATACATGGGTGGGCAACTTGCTTAAAAGGACCACGTTTCCTTGAGTCGAGGAGCGGGGTAGGGGGTCAGAGGTATGCAGAGGTGATGTGGACCTAGAAGGGGAGGACCTGGATTTGCCCCCCAGGCAAGCATCTACACTACTCTGCAGTCGCGTCTTCTTGATCCAGATGAGAGTGGGAGGACTGGTGAGGGAGAGCTGAGCCCAGCCTGGTGGGGAGGGTTGATGGGGGGAGGGGacatcttttatttacttatggaCGCGCTGGGTCTTGATTACTGTGAGAGCTTTTGTCTAGTCGCGgcgtggtggcttttcttgttgtggagcacaggctctggggtacaggggcttcagtagttgcggcttgcaggctctagagcccaggcttaatagttgtggtgcaggggctattccgtggcatgtgggatcttccctgattagggatcaaacccaggtctcctgcactggcctgaagattctttacactgagccaccagggaagctggaaagGGGACACCTTTTAGGAGGAGGGGGCTCAGATACACTTGAGGGGTACATGGATGAGTCTGAGgcctctctctgcccctcacccAGTGCTGCAACCTGAGTGTCAGCGAGAACCCTCGAGACCCTCTAGGGTTCAAGGTGTCCGATCTGACCATTCCCAAGCACAGGCACCTGCTCCAGGTGAGCACAGGGTGGGTCTGGGGAGGCAGGGATTTCCTGCCCCCAAGTCCCTAGACCTCACAACTGGCTCCcaattccacccccaccccacccccaccctcaggcCAGGAACCAAGAAGAGAAGAGGCTGTGGATTCACTGTCTCCAGCGCCTCTTCTTTGAGAACCACCCCGCCTCCATCCCTGCCAAGGTACAGCTCCTGCCACCACTGGGGGGTCTTCAGGGTGCTGGGGACccatgcatgcacgctcagtcatgtccaagtctttgtgactgccctgaactatagcccaccaggctcctctgtccatgggatttcccaatcaggaatactggagtgggctgccatctctaagggatcttcccgacccagaggttgaacctgcgtctctttgcatctcctgcatgggcaggaagattcttttaccactgcgccacttgggaaggccCCCCAACTCAATAGCATTGAAAGACCCTGAGTGCCAGGGACGAGGGTGGGGGCGCTGTCTTAGAGTATGATAGTTTCATTCAAAGTTGGGTTATCTGGGTTTCAATCCCAGCTCCACAATATCCCTGCTGTGTGATTCTGGAcaagtaacttaacctctctggctTCAGCTTCCTCACGTGGAGGAATAATAGTGCCAGCTTCACAGGGCTGTGGGGAGGATTCGTCAGTATCAGTCATGTAAGGCGCCTGACCGGTAGCAGCACCGTTTAATCAGGCCAAGCCTGGTTCTCAGGGCCCAGCCCCCTCAACCCGTGTGCTTATTTTTTTCAGGCAAAACAAGTCCTCCTTGAAAACAGCCTGCACTGTGAGTCGGgaccttgggttgggaggatgtgACGGTAGAGGAATCGCTTCAAAGAAAAAGTAGATTATTAACCCCAAATCTCTTCCTGTAGGTGCTCCTAAAAGCAAGCCTATCCCAGAGCCCCTTACACCCCCAGTTGGGTCTCCCCGACCTCGAGATGCTAGAAGTTTCACTCCTGGACGAAGGAACACAGGTAAAAGAGatggaaccctgaggttcccccTCATCCCTCCCCCAGGAACCTGGAGTGGGGGGTCCTAACAGGGTTCCGATCTACCTCTCCCCACAGCTCCATCACCAGGACCCACCGCTACCCGTCGCGGCCGCAGACAGTCTGGTGAGTACCCTCCCCTAAAAGTGAACTTGGCGTCAGGTTGGGGAGCGGGCCCCTGATATCACTGTGTCTTCCCCTTAGAGCCTCTGAAGGACCTTTACGTCATGTTTCCACACAACGGTGAGTGactgcccagcccagcctggtgcGCCCCTGTCTGTTCCCTGGGACTCCCGGGCGTCGTGAAGGAGGGGTGATGGGGCCACTCATCAATAATGAGGAATAACACTTGTTCCTACATCTcactcttttctcttcctcatctCTTCCTCCCCAGCTAAGCCTAGACTCAAGGTGAGAGACATTCCGGGACCTGGACTCCTGGGTCTACTGAGGGAGGGAACTTGAGTTCCCAAGTCCCGGGTCTGAAGAAGAAGGTGATGGGGCCTGGATTCCCTGTCCTCTGAGGGAGGGGATTGGGGCCCCCAGACTCCCGCCCTCCTTCCTTGCCTTCCTCACAGCACACTGGCAGTGCGGGGGAGCTCTACCCGCCCCTGGAGCCTCAGCCACCAGGTCCCACTTCTGGACCCCCTGAGGACCTGGAGGACACAGGACCCCCCACGCTGGACCCTTCTGGGCCCTCAATCACTGAAGAAATCCTGGAGCTCCTGAACCAAAGAGGCCTCCGGGATCCAGGGGTGAGCCAGGCGTCCCCTCCCAGTGTCCTTGGGGCTCCGGGCCTGGGTGGGCACAGCCTGGGATTCAGGGGGCCAACCCACCCTGACACCTTTTGGCTTCCTCAGGGCCCACTACAGCCACCCCCCCATGATGTTCCCAAGTTCCCCGGAGACTCCCAAGTGCCAGGCGACAGTGACACCCTCACATTCCAAGGCCTGCCCAGCCGAGACTCttcagaagaggaggaggaagaagaactggacatggatgaACGGGAGCCTTCCCCACTCCACGTCCTGGAGGGGCTCGAAGGTTCCAGTGCAGCTGAAATTGCTGACATTCCCAGCCTTTCCAAAAGCCCCGACAGACCCAGCCTCCCTGAAATGCCCAGCCTTTCTGAAATTCCCCAGatgccctgcctccccagcctctcTGACATTTCCAGTGTTTTTGAAATGCCCTGCCTTCCAGCCATTCCTAGCGTCCCCGACATTCCTAGTCTTCCCAGCGCTGCCCCCCAGCTCCCCTGTGACTCCTGGCTCCAGGGACCCCCACAGGAGCTGGATGAGACTCTAGCCACCCGGAGAGAACTTTTCCCTGGAAGCACTTCTGGAAAACTGGGCGAGCCCTCCTCAGAAGACAGGGCAGGGCGAGAGGAGGATGAAGGAGGATCATTTCCAGAATTCCAGCCCCCAGATGTCACCCAGGATCAGGGATTCTCACATGAGCTGGAGTTCCGCTCTTGCTCTGAAATCCGGAGCGCCTGGCAGGCCCTGGAGCAGGGGCAGCTGGCCCGGCCGGGTTTTCCTGAGCCACTGCTGATCCTGGAAGACTCGGACCTGAGTGGGGGCGGTGGCAGTGGAGGAGGGAAGGCGGGAGTCCCGACTTCGGAGAGGTCAGCATCCCGAGTGCGAGAGTTGGCCCGGCTTTACAGTGAACGGATCCAGCACATGCAGCGGGCGGAGACCCGGGCATCGGCCAACGCACCCCGCCGCAGGCCTCGGGCTCTGGCCCAGCCGCAGCTGTTACCTGGCCTGTCCCAGGAGCAGGCCGAGCCAGGTGAGGTCCAGGTATGTGGGTCAGCAGGGGTGGCCCCACCTGGGGGATCTGTCCTAACTCGACCCATCTGTCTTTGCATGCAGGACCCCTGCCTGCCTTTGGACACGTGCTGGTGTGTGAGCTGGCCTTTCCTCTAACCTGTGCCCAGGAATCTGTCCCCCTTAGCCCTGCTGCCCGGGTTCAAGCTGCCACACCTTTGACTAAGCAGGGAGGCTGCCAGGACAGCCAGGGTCTACATGTTTCAAGTTTGCCTGAGCAagaccatctgagcctccaggttCCAGCTGCTACCCCGCTGCCTGAGCAAGGAAGCCTCTGGAATACCCAGATTCCAGCCACCACACCTTTGCTGGAGCAGGAAGACCCCCCAGACAGCCAGGCTGCAGCTGTTACAATTTCACCAGATCAAGGCCACTTGGAAATCCAAGCTCCAGCTGCCACTCCTTTGCAGGAGCATAGAGACCACGTGGATACTCAGGTTCCTTCTAGCACCTCAACTCTTGAGCAAGGAGGCCACGTGGACGTCCAGCTTCCCACCAACCCAGCTTCAGCCAAGCGGGGAAGTTCCTCTGATGTCATGGTTTCAGCCACCAGTCCTGCGCCCAAGCAAGAAGGCTGCTGGGACAGCCAGAGCCCAACCAACACCCCTGTAACTAAGCCGGGAGGCTCCAGGGATGTTCAGTCCCCAGCCACTGCCTGTGGGCCAGCCGTTGATCCTTTGCTTATACACAGAAGCAGCCTGGATCCTCAGATGCCAGCTGATACCCCACTGCCCTTGCAGCGTGACCTCCCAGACATTCAGGTTCCGGGTACCTCACCTTTGCCTGTACACGGAGGCCACTTGGACCGTCAGATCCCAGCCAATGCCCCGCTGTCCTTGCCCCAGGACCCCCCAGATTTTCAGGTTCCAGCTGCCAAACCTTTGCCCCAGACCGCAGGCCTCACGGACGCGGACACCCAGGTCCAAGCTCTCCCGCCTTTGCCCCAGCAGGGAGGCCTCCGAGACACCCAGGGTCGTGCCGCTGCCCCTTGGCTTCAGGAACAAAGCCTCACAGACCTCCAGGTTCAGAAGCTGACACCTTTGTTGGAACAGAAGGGCCTCACGAATGACCAGGTTCCAGAGCAAGGAGGCCCTACGGACACTCAGGACCCGTTACCTACCCCAGTCCACACCACCGTGCTTTTGGCCAAACAAGGAGGCCCCTCAGTCTCTCACGCTGCCAGATCAGAGTCTTCAGACTTGACTCCACCCCACAGTCCCCCACCCCCGACACGGAAGCTCCTGGGCCCCAATGCGGCTGCCCTTTCAAGATACCTGGCAGCTTCATACATCAGCCAGAGCCTGGCTCGGCGACAGGGGCCTGGAGGAGAGGGTCCCCGAGCCTCCTGGGGCCCTTGGTCCTCCTCTGCCCCCACATCACGGGCACCTTCACCGCCACCCCAgccccaacccccaccacccccagcccggAGGCTCAGCTATGCCACCACGGTCAACATCCATGTCGGAGGTGGTGGGCGGCTACGGCCAGCCAAGGCCCAGGTCAGGTTGAACCATCCTGCTCTCTTGGCAACCCCCCAAGAATCTGTGAGTCTCCGCAGAGCCCAGGGGGGCCCCGATGCCCCTTTCCACATGTGAGTCAGGATGTCAGTATGAGTCAGGACATTGGGCTCCTTGAAAAGCAAAGACTTCAACCAGATGCCAGAGACCCTCAGAATTCACCCGGAAGTCCAGACACTGAACACAAGTCTAAAAATTGCCGCAGCTTTCTGACACCTGGAATCTTTGGCGAATGGTTCTTGTTACTTACCTGGATTAACCCAgcagggatggggaagggggtgtcattaatattttgttaactCATATGGAATTGTGTATCTTTTCCCCTTCTGGAGGCAGTGGGGATGACAGAAGGCAGCAATGAATAGGAAGGCCTGATACTGCACAAATCAGTTGTTCTGAAAATTTGGGGAATCTCTGACTCCTCTGAGAATCACTGAAAACTGGATCCATTACAGTTGGGTGTATGAGTTCAGAAGGTTTA is from Bos indicus isolate NIAB-ARS_2022 breed Sahiwal x Tharparkar chromosome 18, NIAB-ARS_B.indTharparkar_mat_pri_1.0, whole genome shotgun sequence and encodes:
- the PLEKHG2 gene encoding pleckstrin homology domain-containing family G member 2 isoform X1 — translated: MPEGARGLGLSKPSPSLGHRGEVCDCAAVCDTRTAAPATPAMTSPRGSGSSTSLSTVGSEGDPAPGPTPACSASRPEPLPGPPIRLHLSPVGTPGSAKPSRLERVAREIVETERAYVRDLRSIVEDYLGPLLDGGVLGLSAEQVGTLFANIEDIYEFSRELLEDLEGSSSAGGIAECFVQRSEDFDIYTLYCMNYPSSLALLRELSLSPPAAMWLQERQAQLHHSLPLQSFLLKPVQRILKYHLLLQELGKHWAEGPDAGGREMVEEAIVSMTAVAWYINDMKRKQEHAARLQEVQRRLGGWTGPDLSAFGELVLEGAFRGGGGSGPRLRGGERLLFLFSRMLLVAKRRGPEYTYKGHIFCCNLSVSENPRDPLGFKVSDLTIPKHRHLLQARNQEEKRLWIHCLQRLFFENHPASIPAKAKQVLLENSLHCAPKSKPIPEPLTPPVGSPRPRDARSFTPGRRNTAPSPGPTATRRGRRQSEPLKDLYVMFPHNAKPRLKHTGSAGELYPPLEPQPPGPTSGPPEDLEDTGPPTLDPSGPSITEEILELLNQRGLRDPGGPLQPPPHDVPKFPGDSQVPGDSDTLTFQGLPSRDSSEEEEEEELDMDEREPSPLHVLEGLEGSSAAEIADIPSLSKSPDRPSLPEMPSLSEIPQMPCLPSLSDISSVFEMPCLPAIPSVPDIPSLPSAAPQLPCDSWLQGPPQELDETLATRRELFPGSTSGKLGEPSSEDRAGREEDEGGSFPEFQPPDVTQDQGFSHELEFRSCSEIRSAWQALEQGQLARPGFPEPLLILEDSDLSGGGGSGGGKAGVPTSERSASRVRELARLYSERIQHMQRAETRASANAPRRRPRALAQPQLLPGLSQEQAEPGPLPAFGHVLVCELAFPLTCAQESVPLSPAARVQAATPLTKQGGCQDSQGLHVSSLPEQDHLSLQVPAATPLPEQGSLWNTQIPATTPLLEQEDPPDSQAAAVTISPDQGHLEIQAPAATPLQEHRDHVDTQVPSSTSTLEQGGHVDVQLPTNPASAKRGSSSDVMVSATSPAPKQEGCWDSQSPTNTPVTKPGGSRDVQSPATACGPAVDPLLIHRSSLDPQMPADTPLPLQRDLPDIQVPGTSPLPVHGGHLDRQIPANAPLSLPQDPPDFQVPAAKPLPQTAGLTDADTQVQALPPLPQQGGLRDTQGRAAAPWLQEQSLTDLQVQKLTPLLEQKGLTNDQVPEQGGPTDTQDPLPTPVHTTVLLAKQGGPSVSHAARSESSDLTPPHSPPPPTRKLLGPNAAALSRYLAASYISQSLARRQGPGGEGPRASWGPWSSSAPTSRAPSPPPQPQPPPPPARRLSYATTVNIHVGGGGRLRPAKAQVRLNHPALLATPQESVSLRRAQGGPDAPFHM
- the PLEKHG2 gene encoding pleckstrin homology domain-containing family G member 2 isoform X2, whose product is MPEGARGLGLSKPSPSLGHRGEVCDCAAVCDTRTAPATPAMTSPRGSGSSTSLSTVGSEGDPAPGPTPACSASRPEPLPGPPIRLHLSPVGTPGSAKPSRLERVAREIVETERAYVRDLRSIVEDYLGPLLDGGVLGLSAEQVGTLFANIEDIYEFSRELLEDLEGSSSAGGIAECFVQRSEDFDIYTLYCMNYPSSLALLRELSLSPPAAMWLQERQAQLHHSLPLQSFLLKPVQRILKYHLLLQELGKHWAEGPDAGGREMVEEAIVSMTAVAWYINDMKRKQEHAARLQEVQRRLGGWTGPDLSAFGELVLEGAFRGGGGSGPRLRGGERLLFLFSRMLLVAKRRGPEYTYKGHIFCCNLSVSENPRDPLGFKVSDLTIPKHRHLLQARNQEEKRLWIHCLQRLFFENHPASIPAKAKQVLLENSLHCAPKSKPIPEPLTPPVGSPRPRDARSFTPGRRNTAPSPGPTATRRGRRQSEPLKDLYVMFPHNAKPRLKHTGSAGELYPPLEPQPPGPTSGPPEDLEDTGPPTLDPSGPSITEEILELLNQRGLRDPGGPLQPPPHDVPKFPGDSQVPGDSDTLTFQGLPSRDSSEEEEEEELDMDEREPSPLHVLEGLEGSSAAEIADIPSLSKSPDRPSLPEMPSLSEIPQMPCLPSLSDISSVFEMPCLPAIPSVPDIPSLPSAAPQLPCDSWLQGPPQELDETLATRRELFPGSTSGKLGEPSSEDRAGREEDEGGSFPEFQPPDVTQDQGFSHELEFRSCSEIRSAWQALEQGQLARPGFPEPLLILEDSDLSGGGGSGGGKAGVPTSERSASRVRELARLYSERIQHMQRAETRASANAPRRRPRALAQPQLLPGLSQEQAEPGPLPAFGHVLVCELAFPLTCAQESVPLSPAARVQAATPLTKQGGCQDSQGLHVSSLPEQDHLSLQVPAATPLPEQGSLWNTQIPATTPLLEQEDPPDSQAAAVTISPDQGHLEIQAPAATPLQEHRDHVDTQVPSSTSTLEQGGHVDVQLPTNPASAKRGSSSDVMVSATSPAPKQEGCWDSQSPTNTPVTKPGGSRDVQSPATACGPAVDPLLIHRSSLDPQMPADTPLPLQRDLPDIQVPGTSPLPVHGGHLDRQIPANAPLSLPQDPPDFQVPAAKPLPQTAGLTDADTQVQALPPLPQQGGLRDTQGRAAAPWLQEQSLTDLQVQKLTPLLEQKGLTNDQVPEQGGPTDTQDPLPTPVHTTVLLAKQGGPSVSHAARSESSDLTPPHSPPPPTRKLLGPNAAALSRYLAASYISQSLARRQGPGGEGPRASWGPWSSSAPTSRAPSPPPQPQPPPPPARRLSYATTVNIHVGGGGRLRPAKAQVRLNHPALLATPQESVSLRRAQGGPDAPFHM